The Ignavibacteriales bacterium sequence CAAAGATTATGGTCTCATCATTTGCTAATCTAAACAATGATGCCGACGGACTTATTATCAAGGATTACCGCGGTGTTGCAATTGATTCAATGAAGTATGAAATATCTTGGGGCGGAATAAATGGAAAATCACTTGAGCGCAAAGCAATTTCTGCTTCTTCTTTAGATAAAAATAATTGGGGTTCTTCAAAAGATCTGGAACTCAGCACACCGGGAAGAATAAATAGTATTACATCAAAAAAAATTGATCTATTCATCAAAGCAATCTTTTCTCAAACACCATACCCGGCTTATAATGAAGAAATAGATCTTGCCGCAAAAGTTATAAACAGCGGGACAAATACGTCCGGCAATTTCATTGTTCACTTTTTTCTTCTTTCAAATAACCAATGGAATTACTTTAGCGGCGGCAGCGGTAAAAATATTCCGGCTAACGATTCAGCTATTGTCATTTCAAATGCAAAATTACAGTTGAACGAGACAAAAACTGTTATGTGCAAAATTTTATTTTCCGAAGATGAGGATACACTCAACAATACTTTTGTGGCTGATGTTATTCCCGGGTTAAAACGGAATACTATTCTTATCAACGAAATTATGTTCGATCCGGCAACGGGCGAATCGGAATGGATCGAAATTGTGAACGCGTCGACAGATCCGGTAAATTTGAATAACTGGCAGATAAGCGATCTGCTTCCCTCTCCTACAAAATCAATAATCACAACAAAAGATGTTTTATTAAATCCGGGCGAGTTTGCTATTATCGCATATGATTCTCTGCGTTATCATTATTTTCCACCGAAGAAATTTTTCCAGGCTAAGTTCGGTTCGTTAAGTTCGATGGATGGATTATTAATATATGATTTTCGCGGAGCGGTAATTGATAGTGTGAAATACAATTCGGCTTGGGGATGCGATAAAGGTTTTTCGCTCGAAAGAATTTCAATAAATAAACCCACAGCCGATTCTACAAATTGGTGTTCATCAATAAGTTTAAATTGCGCATCACCCGGAATTAGAAATTCGGTTATCAATCTGCCGAAATATTGTTCCGGTTCAATGATGATCAATGAGATTATGTTCGATCCGGCTGCCGGAAATTCGGAATACCTTGAATTTTATAATACGTCGGGAGATTCCGTTCAACTTGCCGGCTTGCAAGTAAAAATTGGCATTACGGATAAATACAAATTAAAAAAAATACATTTAATGCTTCCTCCAAAAAAATATTTCGTACTGGCGTCAGATTCATCGGTTTATAATAATTACTCCTGGTTAAAAACAGAATCCTATTCAAACATTACTGGGAGTTCTTCTTTGAGTTTATTGAATGATGCTTCAATGATTGTGCTGAAAGATTTCTACGGTACAACATTAGATTCGCTAACATATTCATCGGGCTGGCATAGTAAAAATGTCATAACAACAAAAAACAGATCTTTAGAAAAATTAAATCCTGAATTCAATTCTGATATCCGTTCAAATTGGAATACTTCGGTCGGTGAATTCGGCGCTACACCCGGTAAAGAGAATTCTATTTTCTCACAAAATTTAGTAAGCGAGTCGAAAGCAACAATAAGCCCAAATCCGTTTTCTCCCGACGGCGACGGATTTGAAGATTACACAATAATTAATTTTGATTTAACTAAACCGCTCTCACAGGTCAGGATAAGAGTATTTGACAGCAGCGGTAGATTGGTCCGAACATTAGTAGAGAACCGTCTTTCTTCATCAAAAAATTCTCTTGTGTTTGACGGGCTTGATGATAATAATAGACCTTTACGGATAGGGATTTACATCTTGCTTATCGAAACAGTGGCAGAAGGTTCCGGTAATGTTGAAGTTATTAAAATGCCGATTGTCGTCGCGAGAAAATTATAAATTATACGGGTTGTGTGAATTTGAAAATATAGTTTCAATGACTAACCCCGCGATTAATCGCGGGGTTAGAAACACAAAGCACAATGTTAGAACCGTTTTAACTGTTTACATTTTAATTCTCAGAACGGGTTAATCATTAAAAAAAATAATCTTTTACAATTAAGGAAATAATTATGAACTACCAAGAAAAAGTAAATGACTTCCTTTCGCAAAAAATTATTGCAATTGCAGGTGTATCGCGTAATCCTAAAGGTGAGGTGGGTAATCCGATTTATAAGAAATTTAAAAGCGCCGGCTACACAGTTTATCCCATCAATCCGTTCGCGGATCAAATTGAAGGAGATAAGTGTTATCCAAAATTAAGCAATACGCCGAAAAAGCCAGACGCAGTGTTCATAGCCACAAATCCGTCAGCTTCAGTTGATATTGTAAAGCAATGCATCGAAAATGGAATTACAAGAATCTGGTTTCATCGCGCATTTGGGAACGGAAGTTTTTCGGAAGAAGCGGCAAAGCTTGGAGAAGAAAACCGATTTACTGTAATCCGCTCCGGCTGCCCGATGATGTTTATTAAGGATGCTGATTTTTTTCACAAACTGATTGGATTCTTTATGAAAGTTTTTGGAAAGTTATCCTGATAATTTTACCTTGTTCGCTAATACTTCATGAAATATATTGCTGAAAATTTAATGAGTGGAGTACAGATGAAAACTATTTTATTTTTTCTAGTAACAATAACCGTAACATTTAATATAGATGCGCAGAGTAATAAAGTTCCGTGTTCGGAACCGGAAGCAAGCCAGTTTGATTTCTGGATCGGCAGTTGGAATCTTGAATGGAAAGATAAGAAAGGGGATATCCAGCACGGTACAAATACTGTAATAAAAATCTTGGGCAGTTGTGTTATTGAAGAGAATTTTGTGGGCCCCGGCGCAACACCTTACCTTGGTAGAAGTATGTCGGTTTTTAGCACAAACACTAACAAGTGGCAGCAGACCTGGGTAGACAACCAAGGGGGATATCTTGATTTCATTGGTGAATTCAAAGACGGCAAAATGATCCTTTCCCGCTCATTCACAATTAATAACGTTAAGACAATACAGAGAATGGTTTATTATAACATCACAAAAGATTCTTTCAACTGGAACTGGGAAAATTCCACCGATGACGGTAAGACTTGGAATCTTTTATGGCAGATATCTTATAAAAGAAAAAGTTAAATATTAAGCGTTGTTTCATATAGAACTTGAGTTTATCTTTCGTTATTTTTTCGGCATCATTATGCAGAGCACGTGAAAAATAGTTGAACAAAATTCTTGAAATAAAATCGATCTGGAAAGAAGCTTTATCCGACAAAACTTTCAGGATTAAATTTGTAATAACTATTATTCTGCTTGCACTGGTTCTCTTTTTTTTAGCAAATTTTCTTGCGTATAATGAACACCGCCCCGGCGTTCCGTTGAATGATCCGTTCCTTTCTTCTTTTAATCCGGTTGATCTTACTTGGTTGACTTTTATATTGATCTATGGAGGATTAATTACCGCGCTGGTTTTTTTATCCTTCCATCCGGCAAGGATGCTGACTGCTCTTCAATCATACACTTTAATTTCAGCTCTACGCATGATTACAATTTATTTTCTTCCGTTAGAAGCCCCAGTTCGAATAATTCCATTGACCGATCCCTTTGTAGAATTTTTTGGCGGAGGCACAACATTACTACGCGATCTTTTCTTCTCCGGTCACACATCAACTATGTTTCTCTTTTTCTTAACTGCAAAAGGTAAAAAGCTCAAAGTTGCTTTTTTAGTCTGCACATTCTTAGTGGCATCTTTTGTACTGCTTCAGCACGTTCATTACACCATTGATGTTATTGCCGCTCCTTTTTTTGCCTATACCGGTTACCGCATCTCACGCTTAGTCAATAAGAACATGTCAAAAAATAATTCATGAATTGGAATCATTTATCTCTCTTTATCGTTTAGAAAATGGTCTAACTAATATGCCGAGTGAAATGATTTCGGAAGCAGTCTATCTTCATTATTTAAACACCTTGCTCGACGGCGACAAAGCGCAATGTACTCAGATTGTCCAAAGATTAATTCAGAACAATGTTAGTATTAAAGAGATCTACATGGAACTCTTTCAGCGTTCAATGTACCGTATTGGACAGATGTGGGAAAAAGAAAAATGTTTTATTTCAGATGAACATGTTGCCACAAATATTACCGAAGGATTGATTGAACTTGTCTCAACCTCTTTTGCTAATGATGATAAAATAGGCAAACTGGTTTTGATTACTTGTATTGATAAAGAATTTCATGATCTTGGCGCGCGGATGGTAGCCGG is a genomic window containing:
- a CDS encoding CoA-binding protein, encoding MNYQEKVNDFLSQKIIAIAGVSRNPKGEVGNPIYKKFKSAGYTVYPINPFADQIEGDKCYPKLSNTPKKPDAVFIATNPSASVDIVKQCIENGITRIWFHRAFGNGSFSEEAAKLGEENRFTVIRSGCPMMFIKDADFFHKLIGFFMKVFGKLS
- a CDS encoding phosphatase PAP2-related protein, which produces MNKILEIKSIWKEALSDKTFRIKFVITIILLALVLFFLANFLAYNEHRPGVPLNDPFLSSFNPVDLTWLTFILIYGGLITALVFLSFHPARMLTALQSYTLISALRMITIYFLPLEAPVRIIPLTDPFVEFFGGGTTLLRDLFFSGHTSTMFLFFLTAKGKKLKVAFLVCTFLVASFVLLQHVHYTIDVIAAPFFAYTGYRISRLVNKNMSKNNS
- a CDS encoding cobalamin-dependent protein (Presence of a B(12) (cobalamin)-binding domain implies dependence on cobalamin itself, in one of its several forms, or in some unusual lineages, dependence on a cobalamin-like analog.) — its product is MISEAVYLHYLNTLLDGDKAQCTQIVQRLIQNNVSIKEIYMELFQRSMYRIGQMWEKEKCFISDEHVATNITEGLIELVSTSFANDDKIGKLVLITCIDKEFHDLGARMVAGYFSANGWDTMYVGSNTPEPEIIRLIQDKKPDVVGISSSFYMNITRLIKLIQAIKEQFPEQEILVGGQALSEDHSTILSEYENVYYITCINGLDKYLSSHHQR